Below is a genomic region from Virgibacillus dokdonensis.
TATTAGAAGAGACAGTAACTACTCTCCAAATAGCATATACGAGGGAGATTACCTTTAAGAAGGATGTAAGTGATGAAGTTGTGCTAACAGGAAACAGGGATCAATTGGAGCAAGTATTTTATATCTTGATTGATAATGCTTTGAAATATAGTGAAGATAAGGTTGAGATAGGTATAGAATTGGAACATAAACAGGTGCTTATTAAAGTTCGTGACTATGGTTCAGGTATTCCAGAGGCAGAACAAGCACGCATTTTTGATCGGTTTTATCGTGTGGATAAAGCGAGAAGCAGAGATACTGGCGGGACGGGGCTTGGTTTATCTATAGCTGCTGCCATTGTAAAAGAGCATCAAGGCGAAATTACGGTGCAAAGTAAGGTTGGGGAAGGTGCTACGTTTGTTGTCACTTTTCCCATTGTCTAAAACTTAATCTCCACATGCAATCTCAGCAAATTTTAATGTTACTAACAGGAGTTTCTCAGCTTAATGAATTATTCTAAAGAAAAGGCTGAAGGAGGGTGGCTATGAAAAGAAAAAAGATGTGGGTTATTATAGCCAGTGCAATAGCAGTAGTTGGCATTGGTTTTACTGTTGTTTATTTTGGAGGTACTGCTTCCAAAGCGGCTATTACGAAGGTGGAAGCAGAGAAAATTATTTCAAGCCAATACCCTGGATCGATAGAAGGAGATATTCAAAAAGAAGAAAATAACGACTACTATGTTGCAAGTATAGAGAATGAAGGAAAACAGTATGAAATAAAGATTCATGAAAAAACTGGAGAAGTTATCCAATTAAACGAAGTATCTGCTGAAAATAAAGCCGATCACAATGCCTCTGAGCAAAAAGAAAATAACGTTACAAAAGGAACAGAAAATAGTGAGCAGGGGAGTGAACCAGACAAAAAGCAAGATAATAATGCTGGACAAAATGTTGTCATAAGTGAAGAAAAGGCGAAAGAATTAGCTTTAGAGGAATTTGCTGGTACGTTTGATGAAATAGAACTAGATGAAGAAGATGGACGCTTTGTCTATGAAGTAAAAATTGTTCATGGGGAAGATGAAGCAGAAATCACGATTGATGCATTTACAGGGGAAATCTTGTTTACAGAAATAGAAAGAGAAGATTAACTTATATGGTTAGGGCATTAGCGTGAACGAGGTATTCAAAAAACGCAAAGTGAAAATGTATTAACAGATTATATATGAAAGAAATCGTTCACAGTTCCAG
It encodes:
- a CDS encoding PepSY domain-containing protein; amino-acid sequence: MKRKKMWVIIASAIAVVGIGFTVVYFGGTASKAAITKVEAEKIISSQYPGSIEGDIQKEENNDYYVASIENEGKQYEIKIHEKTGEVIQLNEVSAENKADHNASEQKENNVTKGTENSEQGSEPDKKQDNNAGQNVVISEEKAKELALEEFAGTFDEIELDEEDGRFVYEVKIVHGEDEAEITIDAFTGEILFTEIERED